One Brassica oleracea var. oleracea cultivar TO1000 chromosome C7, BOL, whole genome shotgun sequence genomic window carries:
- the LOC106301911 gene encoding uncharacterized protein LOC106301911: protein MSLCNQLSRLVKQSPLTKQSLRSFSAEAATHHRHHQETHSFLEPESYIGSWEAPKDPKDAERMLAQLRRDYAKKVSLYRKDYVHEIEMLRVEKQRKDEARLVAERAANEERRRLKAEAAKVRAEERKIFQDEFRKTLMKERAEKLEFWRMTGLKREDKKKARKKLLHEQSSLWIEPKELEKKITEALVDSTTL from the exons ATGTCTCTCTGCAATCAACTAAGCCGTCTCGTCAAGCAATCCCCTCTCACCAAACAGTCCCTCAGGTCTTTCTCCGCTGAGGCGGCGACTCACCACAGGCACCACCAGGAGACGCACAGCTTCCTCGAGCCGGAGAGCTACATAGGCAGCTGGGAGGCCCCGAAAGATCCCAAGGACGCGGAGAGGATGCTCGCGCAGCTTAGGAGAGACTACGCGAAGAAAGTGAGCCTGTACCGTAAGGACTACGTTCACGAGATTGAGATGCTTAGGGTGGAGAAGCAGCGCAAGGATGAGGCTAGGTTGGTGGCTGAAAGGGCTGCTAATGAGGAGAGGCGGCGTTTGAAAGCTGAGGCTGCTAAGGTTAGAGCTGAGGAGCGTAAGATCTTCCAGGATGAGTTCAGGAAAACCTTG ATGAAAGAAAGAGCGGAGAAGCTGGAGTTCTGGAGAATGACGGGACTAAAAAGGGAAGATAAGAAGAAAGCGAGAAAGAAGCTATTGCATGAGCAAAGTTCATTGTGGATCGAGCCAAAGGAATTGGAGAAGAAGATTACGGAAGCGCTGGTTGACTCCACTACTCTCTAA
- the LOC106301722 gene encoding probable polygalacturonase isoform X1, whose product MPVMFCQVALVLLLALSGLIRSNGAGNVCDLGRRPSSRPHSVSILEFGAVGDGKTLNTLAFQNAVFYLKSFADKGGAQLYVPPGRWLTGSFNLTSHLTLFLEKDAVILASQDPSHWQAVDPLPSYGRGIDLPGKRYMSLINGYMLHDVVVTGDNGTIDGQGLFWWDRFNSHSLKYSRPHLVEFVSSENVIVSNLTFLNAPEYTIHSVYCSHVYIHRVTANTSPESPYTVGIVPDSSDNVCIQDSTINMGYDAISLKSGWDEYGISYARPTANVQIRGVHLRAASGSSISFGSEMSGGISDVVVLDAYMHNSLSGIAFRTTKGRGGYIKEIDVSNIHMVNVGTAFLANGSFGTHPDSGFDENAYPLVSHIRLHDIVGENISIAGDFFGTEESPFTSVVLSNISLSMTNSGSPDDDSWRCLYVEGSSESVVPEPCYELMSFESSYGRAAAL is encoded by the exons ATGCCAGTAA TGTTTTGTCAGGTGGCATTAGTTTTGCTGCTGGCATTGAGCGGTCTGATTCGAAGCAACGGCGCCGGGAACGTATGCGATCTTGGTCGGAGACCGAGCTCGAGACCACACAGTGTCTCAATTTTGGAGTTTGGTGCGGTAGGAGATGGTAAAACGCTGAACACGCTCGCGTTTCAGAATGCTGTCTTCTATCTCAAGTCTTTCGCCGATAAAGGCGGCGCTCAGCTCTATGTTCCTCCCGGACGGTGGCTCACCGGTAGTTTCAACCTCACCAGTCACCTCACTCTCTTCCTCGAGAAAGACGCCGTCATTCTCGCCTCTCAG GATCCGTCGCATTGGCAAGCTGTGGATCCGTTACCATCATATGGACGAGGCATTGATCTACCTGGGAAGAGATACATGAGCTTGATTAACGGCTATATGTTACATGATGTAGTAGTTACAG GTGATAACGGTACTATAGATGGTCAAGGCCTGTTTTGGTGGGATCGGTTTAATTCTCATTCTTTAAAGTACAGTCGACCGCATCTCGTCGAGTTTGTCTCTTCAGAAAATGTCATTGTCTCAAATCTTACGTTCTTGAATGCTCCTGAGTACACTATCCATTCGGTCTATTGCAG CCATGTATACATTCATAGAGTAACAGCTAATACTTCTCCAGAATCTCCTTACACCGTAGGCATTGTCCCTG ATTCTTCTGATAATGTGTGCATCCAAGACTCTACCATCAACATGGGCTATGACGCCATTTCACTAAAAAGTGGTTGGGACGAATATGGTATCTCGTACGCAAGACCTACTGCTAATGTCCAGATACGAGGTGTTCACCTCCGAGCAGCTTCTGGCTCCTCCATTTCCTTTGGAAGTGAAATGTCTGGTGGCATATCTGATGTCGTGGTCCTCGACGCTTACATGCACAACTCTTTATCCGGGATTGCTTTTAGGACAACAAAAGGAAGAGGCGGTTACATTAAAGAGATTGATGTTTCCAACATCCATATGGTTAACGTTGGTACTGCGTTTCTAGCCAATGGTAGCTTTGGAACTCACCCTGATTCAGGTTTCGATGAAAATGCTTACCCGCTAGTGAGTCACATCAGGTTACATGACATTGTTGGAGAGAACATAAGCATCGCAGGAGATTTCTTTGGAACCGAAGAGTCTCCTTTCACTTCGGTTGTGCTGTCGAATATCTCTCTGTCGATGACTAACTCTGGTTCTCCTGATGATGATTCTTGGAGATGCTTATATGTGGAGGGTTCTTCAGAGTCCGTGGTCCCTGAACCCTGCTATGAGCTGATGAGTTTTGAAAGTTCTTACGGCAGAGCTGCGGCCTTATGA
- the LOC106301722 gene encoding probable polygalacturonase isoform X3: MPVALVLLLALSGLIRSNGAGNVCDLGRRPSSRPHSVSILEFGAVGDGKTLNTLAFQNAVFYLKSFADKGGAQLYVPPGRWLTGSFNLTSHLTLFLEKDAVILASQDPSHWQAVDPLPSYGRGIDLPGKRYMSLINGYMLHDVVVTGDNGTIDGQGLFWWDRFNSHSLKYSRPHLVEFVSSENVIVSNLTFLNAPEYTIHSVYCSHVYIHRVTANTSPESPYTVGIVPDSSDNVCIQDSTINMGYDAISLKSGWDEYGISYARPTANVQIRGVHLRAASGSSISFGSEMSGGISDVVVLDAYMHNSLSGIAFRTTKGRGGYIKEIDVSNIHMVNVGTAFLANGSFGTHPDSGFDENAYPLVSHIRLHDIVGENISIAGDFFGTEESPFTSVVLSNISLSMTNSGSPDDDSWRCLYVEGSSESVVPEPCYELMSFESSYGRAAAL; encoded by the exons ATGCCA GTGGCATTAGTTTTGCTGCTGGCATTGAGCGGTCTGATTCGAAGCAACGGCGCCGGGAACGTATGCGATCTTGGTCGGAGACCGAGCTCGAGACCACACAGTGTCTCAATTTTGGAGTTTGGTGCGGTAGGAGATGGTAAAACGCTGAACACGCTCGCGTTTCAGAATGCTGTCTTCTATCTCAAGTCTTTCGCCGATAAAGGCGGCGCTCAGCTCTATGTTCCTCCCGGACGGTGGCTCACCGGTAGTTTCAACCTCACCAGTCACCTCACTCTCTTCCTCGAGAAAGACGCCGTCATTCTCGCCTCTCAG GATCCGTCGCATTGGCAAGCTGTGGATCCGTTACCATCATATGGACGAGGCATTGATCTACCTGGGAAGAGATACATGAGCTTGATTAACGGCTATATGTTACATGATGTAGTAGTTACAG GTGATAACGGTACTATAGATGGTCAAGGCCTGTTTTGGTGGGATCGGTTTAATTCTCATTCTTTAAAGTACAGTCGACCGCATCTCGTCGAGTTTGTCTCTTCAGAAAATGTCATTGTCTCAAATCTTACGTTCTTGAATGCTCCTGAGTACACTATCCATTCGGTCTATTGCAG CCATGTATACATTCATAGAGTAACAGCTAATACTTCTCCAGAATCTCCTTACACCGTAGGCATTGTCCCTG ATTCTTCTGATAATGTGTGCATCCAAGACTCTACCATCAACATGGGCTATGACGCCATTTCACTAAAAAGTGGTTGGGACGAATATGGTATCTCGTACGCAAGACCTACTGCTAATGTCCAGATACGAGGTGTTCACCTCCGAGCAGCTTCTGGCTCCTCCATTTCCTTTGGAAGTGAAATGTCTGGTGGCATATCTGATGTCGTGGTCCTCGACGCTTACATGCACAACTCTTTATCCGGGATTGCTTTTAGGACAACAAAAGGAAGAGGCGGTTACATTAAAGAGATTGATGTTTCCAACATCCATATGGTTAACGTTGGTACTGCGTTTCTAGCCAATGGTAGCTTTGGAACTCACCCTGATTCAGGTTTCGATGAAAATGCTTACCCGCTAGTGAGTCACATCAGGTTACATGACATTGTTGGAGAGAACATAAGCATCGCAGGAGATTTCTTTGGAACCGAAGAGTCTCCTTTCACTTCGGTTGTGCTGTCGAATATCTCTCTGTCGATGACTAACTCTGGTTCTCCTGATGATGATTCTTGGAGATGCTTATATGTGGAGGGTTCTTCAGAGTCCGTGGTCCCTGAACCCTGCTATGAGCTGATGAGTTTTGAAAGTTCTTACGGCAGAGCTGCGGCCTTATGA
- the LOC106301722 gene encoding probable polygalacturonase isoform X2, protein MFCQVALVLLLALSGLIRSNGAGNVCDLGRRPSSRPHSVSILEFGAVGDGKTLNTLAFQNAVFYLKSFADKGGAQLYVPPGRWLTGSFNLTSHLTLFLEKDAVILASQDPSHWQAVDPLPSYGRGIDLPGKRYMSLINGYMLHDVVVTGDNGTIDGQGLFWWDRFNSHSLKYSRPHLVEFVSSENVIVSNLTFLNAPEYTIHSVYCSHVYIHRVTANTSPESPYTVGIVPDSSDNVCIQDSTINMGYDAISLKSGWDEYGISYARPTANVQIRGVHLRAASGSSISFGSEMSGGISDVVVLDAYMHNSLSGIAFRTTKGRGGYIKEIDVSNIHMVNVGTAFLANGSFGTHPDSGFDENAYPLVSHIRLHDIVGENISIAGDFFGTEESPFTSVVLSNISLSMTNSGSPDDDSWRCLYVEGSSESVVPEPCYELMSFESSYGRAAAL, encoded by the exons A TGTTTTGTCAGGTGGCATTAGTTTTGCTGCTGGCATTGAGCGGTCTGATTCGAAGCAACGGCGCCGGGAACGTATGCGATCTTGGTCGGAGACCGAGCTCGAGACCACACAGTGTCTCAATTTTGGAGTTTGGTGCGGTAGGAGATGGTAAAACGCTGAACACGCTCGCGTTTCAGAATGCTGTCTTCTATCTCAAGTCTTTCGCCGATAAAGGCGGCGCTCAGCTCTATGTTCCTCCCGGACGGTGGCTCACCGGTAGTTTCAACCTCACCAGTCACCTCACTCTCTTCCTCGAGAAAGACGCCGTCATTCTCGCCTCTCAG GATCCGTCGCATTGGCAAGCTGTGGATCCGTTACCATCATATGGACGAGGCATTGATCTACCTGGGAAGAGATACATGAGCTTGATTAACGGCTATATGTTACATGATGTAGTAGTTACAG GTGATAACGGTACTATAGATGGTCAAGGCCTGTTTTGGTGGGATCGGTTTAATTCTCATTCTTTAAAGTACAGTCGACCGCATCTCGTCGAGTTTGTCTCTTCAGAAAATGTCATTGTCTCAAATCTTACGTTCTTGAATGCTCCTGAGTACACTATCCATTCGGTCTATTGCAG CCATGTATACATTCATAGAGTAACAGCTAATACTTCTCCAGAATCTCCTTACACCGTAGGCATTGTCCCTG ATTCTTCTGATAATGTGTGCATCCAAGACTCTACCATCAACATGGGCTATGACGCCATTTCACTAAAAAGTGGTTGGGACGAATATGGTATCTCGTACGCAAGACCTACTGCTAATGTCCAGATACGAGGTGTTCACCTCCGAGCAGCTTCTGGCTCCTCCATTTCCTTTGGAAGTGAAATGTCTGGTGGCATATCTGATGTCGTGGTCCTCGACGCTTACATGCACAACTCTTTATCCGGGATTGCTTTTAGGACAACAAAAGGAAGAGGCGGTTACATTAAAGAGATTGATGTTTCCAACATCCATATGGTTAACGTTGGTACTGCGTTTCTAGCCAATGGTAGCTTTGGAACTCACCCTGATTCAGGTTTCGATGAAAATGCTTACCCGCTAGTGAGTCACATCAGGTTACATGACATTGTTGGAGAGAACATAAGCATCGCAGGAGATTTCTTTGGAACCGAAGAGTCTCCTTTCACTTCGGTTGTGCTGTCGAATATCTCTCTGTCGATGACTAACTCTGGTTCTCCTGATGATGATTCTTGGAGATGCTTATATGTGGAGGGTTCTTCAGAGTCCGTGGTCCCTGAACCCTGCTATGAGCTGATGAGTTTTGAAAGTTCTTACGGCAGAGCTGCGGCCTTATGA
- the LOC106301554 gene encoding uncharacterized protein LOC106301554 translates to MSGSGGVSIARSAIRGENRFYNPPAMRRMQQQLREKQQREEEGGMLVDKELSSALMRPPRLRKAQARSKSRAVVSGSEVSAGSSESSGSGRVESEGSNLDRFLEHTTPLVHPRLLPMRSRLESKPSESECNAYFVLEDLWESFAEWSAYGAGVPLHMHGSDSTVQYYVPYLSGIQLYVVEPSKKARNPVEDNDASSERSSNSKLDKLPNHAKTLENAVDLSVSELNRVSLGDQSVTGSLSSGETEMSNPHGRLLFEYLEYDPPFGREPLANKISDLASRFPELKTYRSCDLSPSSWVSVSWYPIYRIPVGPTLQNLDACFLTFHSLSTPPPQSSVGCSDTKPSMKLPLPTFGLASYKLKLSVWNQNRAQESQKLSSLQQAADKWLKRLQVDHPDYMFFTSNGHK, encoded by the exons ATGTCGGGTTCTGGAGGAGTTTCAATCGCCCGATCAGCGATCCGCGGCGAGAATCGGTTCTACAATCCTCCGGCGATGCGGAGGATGCAGCAGCAGCTGAGGGAGAAGCAGCAGCGAGAGGAAGAAGGTGGGATGCTGGTGGATAAGGAGCTTTCGTCTGCTTTGATGCGGCCGCCTCGTCTGAGGAAAGCTCAGGCTAGGAGCAAGAGTCGGGCGGTTGTTTCCGGGTCGGAAGTAAGCGCCGGCTCATCTGAATCATCCGGGTCGGGTCGGGTTGAAAGCGAGGGGTCAAACTTGGATCGGTTCTTGGAGCACACCACTCCCCTTGTTCATCCCCGGTTACTTCCCATG AGGAGCAGGTTGGAATCTAAACCCAGTGAATCGGAGTGCAATGCATACTTTGTTCTGGAGGATCTGTGGGAGTCGTTTGCAGAGTGGAGTGCGTACGGTGCGGGTGTTCCTCTACATATGCATGGGAGCGACTCCACGGTGCAGTACTATGTGCCTTACTTATCTGGCATTCAGTTGTATGTAGTAGAACCATCAAAGAAAGCCAG AAATCCAGTTGAAGATAATGATGCAAGTAGTGAACGAAGCAGCAATAGTAAGCTTGATAAGTTGCCTAACCATGCTAAGACTCTGGAGAATGCGGTGGACTTGAGCGTCAGTGAACTGAATAGAGTTAGTCTGGGAGATCAATCTGTTACCGGTTCGTTGTCAAGTGGAGAGACTGAGATGAGCAACCCTCATGGACGGTTGTTGTTTGAGTACTTGGAGTATGATCCCCCCTTTGGCCGTGAACCTCTTGCTAACAAA ATATCAGATCTTGCCTCAAGGTTTCCTGAGCTAAAGACATACCGGAGCTGCGACCTTTCTCCATCAAGTTGGGTCTCTGTATCATG GTATCCAATATACAGAATACCAGTTGGTCCAACACTACAAAATCTCGATGCCTGCTTTCTAACTTTCCACTCTCTCTCAACACCACCTCCTCAAA GCTCTGTGGGTTGTAGTGATACTAAGCCATCCATGAAGCTACCTTTACCTACTTTTGGACTGGCATCTTATAAGCTAAAACTATCTGTGTGGAACCAAAACAGAGCTCAAGAGTCCCAAAAGCTTTCGTCTTTGCAACAAGCTGCTGACAAATGGCTTAAGCGTCTGCAAGTTGATCATCCGGACTACATGTTCTTCACCTCCAACGGCCACAAATGA